A window of Natrinema salifodinae contains these coding sequences:
- a CDS encoding universal stress protein — MADSDPDHVLVPTLGRPREDEALAYALETFPDADVTLLTVVTPLDAPLSEGSVLERSEVRTDQARDSATELLESVPESTAADRVRIETVEGRPGNVVPRYASEEGFDHVVMYGSGSGPGSGSTGFVRRFLGRGIAATVVERTTRPVTVLE; from the coding sequence ATGGCCGACTCGGATCCCGACCACGTCCTCGTCCCCACGCTCGGCCGCCCGCGCGAGGACGAGGCCCTCGCGTACGCCCTCGAGACGTTTCCCGACGCCGACGTCACCCTGCTGACCGTCGTGACGCCGCTGGACGCGCCGCTCAGCGAGGGCAGCGTCCTCGAGCGAAGCGAGGTCCGGACTGATCAGGCGCGAGACAGCGCGACCGAACTGCTCGAGTCGGTCCCTGAGTCGACGGCGGCGGACCGCGTCCGGATCGAGACGGTCGAGGGCCGGCCCGGGAACGTCGTCCCACGATACGCGTCCGAAGAGGGGTTCGACCACGTCGTGATGTACGGCTCCGGATCGGGGCCCGGATCCGGGTCGACGGGATTCGTCAGGCGGTTTCTCGGTCGCGGCATCGCGGCCACGGTGGTCGAACGCACCACGCGGCCGGTGACGGTGCTCGAGTAG